Genomic segment of Bubalus kerabau isolate K-KA32 ecotype Philippines breed swamp buffalo chromosome 6, PCC_UOA_SB_1v2, whole genome shotgun sequence:
tgtggctgcagtcaccatctgcagtgattttggagcccaagaaaataaaatttgtcaccatttccactttttctccatttgccattaagtgatgggaccagatgccatgatcttagttttttgaatgttaatttttaagctagtttttcatgctcctctttcaccctcatccagaggctctttagttcttcactttctgccattagagtggtatcatctgcatatctgagattgttggtatttctcctggcagtcttgattccagcttgtgattcatccagccctgcatttcttatgatgtactctgcatataagttaaataagcagggtgacaatataaagccttgacgtactcctttgacaattttgaatcagtccgttgttccatgtctggttccagctgttgtttcttgactaGCATattgatttctcaagaggcaggtaaggtggtctggtattcccttctctttaagaattttccacagtttgttgtgatccacgcagtcaaaggctgtcgtgtagtcaatgaagcagaagtagatgtttttctggaattcccttactttttctatgatccatggatattggcaatttgatctctggttcctcctgccttttctaaatccagcttgtacatctggaagttcttggtttacgtactgttggagcctggcttgaaggattttgagcattaccttactaacATGTGGAGTCCTGTAGGGGTTGCAGAATGCTTTTCACCTACACTGAAGCATGCAGTCATCACCAAATGTGTGCTATTTTATTACCCCAGgatactgatgaggaaactaggCTTCTGAGACATTAAACAATCCTCCAAGGTCATGCAGGGGTACGTGCTGCAGTTGTTATACAGGTTGTATGTGATGTGGGTGCACAGGAGATGTGTATAAAGATATCCACTGCTGCACTGCTTGAAACCTCAAGAatgaaaatatgttcatcagtaagaaaatggagaaatgaaGTGTTCTTTGTAGATACACACACTGGAAAACCATACAGCAGCTAAAGTGAGGGAACTAGATTTATGTGTATCAACATAGACTAAATTCTAAAAACAGAGTGAAAAGCAAATTGTACAAGGAAAGGTAGAATAAGATACCCATATTTTAAcagtttaaaaacacaaaatagggacttccctgtgatccagtggctaaggctgtgaactcccaatgcagggggcccgggttcgttgatcagggaactagatcccacaagccacaactaaagatcctgcacgcACAACTAAAAAGATCTCCCATGCTGCAGCGGAGATCGAAGATCCTGTGTGTGGCAAccaggacccagtgcagccaaataactttttttttttaattaaagcacaAAATAATACCAAATGCTCAGGAAGGAGATTCACCAATTTCAAGGCTAGTGGTGACCTCTtgacagaaagaagagaaagaggtggGATGAAGTGGGGACTTTTATCTCTATCACTTCACTAGAAAAATACTTGAAATGAATACAGCAAAGTGTTCATCTGGTAAATCTAGGTGATGGGTTCACCGTTGTCTGCTTTATTAATGTTCTACCTTTTTCTGTGTTTGAAATATTTCTATAAttagagaacttttaaaaataagattaaatatgCCGTCAAAGTGCTTCAGAAACTAGAGGCTTGAAAACATTCACCGCTTCTCTCCCACCTCAGGGTAAGCTGGGCCCTTCTATGCCTTCAAGCTTTCCATTCTTTCATTTGAAACTATCGTGAGCACCTACCCTGTGCCCTGGTCTAGTTGTTGTcattgttcggtcactcagttgtgtccaactcttttgcaaccccacgaactatagcccactaggctcctctttccatgggatttgccaggcaagaattctagagtgagttgccatttccttctcgagagAATATTCTTAACCCAGggaaagtgaagtaaaagtgaaagtcactcagtcgtgtccaactctttgtgaccccatggactatacagtccatggaattctcaggccagaatactggagtgggtagcctttcccttctccaagggatcttcccaacccagggatcaaacccaggtctctggcattgcaggccgattctttaccagctgagccacagggaagccctggtctaGACAACAGTAAATAGTGTAACCAGCGCCCAGCACCCACTTACGTGCCCCTCCACTTGTCCCTCCTTTCCTCGTAAACCCAAACCAGGGTGACTTTCCAGGCATCACAGTTTTGGActctctccctgcccaccccccacctccgctttttttcttttttttttttttactgtattttgttttcctttttaagtgAGGCAGACCAAGGTTCAGATCTCTTACTGATTCTGCAAGTATCCAGGGCAAGTAACTTGTcctgtctgggcctcagtctactcacctgtaaagtgggggTGGTACCATGGTCTCCCAGGGCCGTGTGAAGATGAGGGAAACACACGTGATGCCCAAGCACAGCTCGTGGCCTGGAGCAGGTGTAAGAACCAGTCCCCTGCCTTTCCTCTTCCCAGAGGCCCTCCcccacagtgcctggctcatGCTGGCCTCTGCACAACAGCACTTATTCTCAAACTTTTCAGTTTCAGGAACTcccctttttattattttccccatGCTTTGGAAGATTTTGATCCCAAATTGCATGTATTAAgtcattattaatttatttcccattttttatTAATCAAAGACATAGATAGCTGCCCCTCAGAGCTTCTGATCTGTACAGCCCTCCGGGAGCTGCACATGGCTAACATAATTCCAGCCAGAGGCAAAGGAATCAGCAGTGTGTGTGGTCTGGGTGGCCTGAGGAGGGCCCATGTAGTGGCACGGTGTTCATTTCCTTTTAGCTAAGAGCTGTGGAAGCAGCCTGCCTTGCGTGGGTCGATCTGCTTTCCCAGGTCACTGACCGATGGGCTGGGGGCTGAGTCTTCCCTGTGAGGCTTGAGTCCAGGGCCCCACACAAGTCCCGGACCTTTCATCTGTTTGACTCACTCCAAATAGATGGCGTGCACCAGCGCCACCCAGAAGAGAGTGGGGTtcgtgtagtgtgtgtgtgtgtgtgtgtgtgttagtcactcagtcgtgtccgactctttgcgaccccacaaactgtaacccaccaggctcctctgtccatgggactctccaggcaagaatactgaagtggattgccattcccttctccagaagaccttcccaacctaggaatcgaaccctggtttgACTCACTCCAAATAAATACCGTGTACCAGCGCCATGCAGAAGAGCATGGGGTTCACATAGTGGGAGGTGGCAAAGCTGTCTGCATGTGGGTCCCACAGGCACCTGCTGGAGACCCCCACGCTGACCTGCCCCTTGCCCCCAGTGCTGACGGAGCACCCCAGCCTGTAGTGGGGTGGGGTGACAGCCCTGACCAGGTCCCGGATCTCGGCACTCAGCTCGGCGGCCAGGTGGGCACACGGGGCCGGATGGTAGGCCACACCAGCCAGCTTGCAGGGCAGATGAGCCTGCATCAGCTCCTGCGCCCGGACCCAGGGGAACTTCACCTGCAACCTGGCTGCCCCCAGGGGAacctggagggaggggaggaggggggtgaCGGTGGGGAGTGTTTGCAACAGGGAACACGTAGAGTTGGGGCTCAAAGCCTAATATGTTGAGCATAGACCCTGAGTCAGAACAGAGGGATGGACAGACCATGGAACATAAGGACACAGGAAGATAACTTACAACTCTGTAGTCCTGAGCTTCCAAGGGGCTCAGCCTCTGATAGGTGGCCTAACGCCCAGGGTCCCGACTCCCCTCCAGCTCCTCGCGTCCCCAAGGCCCTGGCCCACACCTGCTCCTGGACGGTGCTGACAGGCCAGTGGCGGTTTGACTGGAGCCATGACTGTGTTCTTGAAGACGTCCGATTCTGGAAAAGTGAGAATGAGCCTGGAGGTAAGCAACGCTTGCTGAAGGTCTCCTGAGCACCAAGTTGAGTCATCTGTTTCGGGCTGCGTTTGCCCCAAAGCAGACTCTGAACGAGGATGTGGATGCAAGAAGTTTACATGGGAGGGGACTTAGGGAAGTGTGGCGAGGGAGGGCGAGGAGAGCCAGCACACGTGTTAACGGGCAGGCTTCCTCCTGCACAGCTGGGGCCCATCCTCGGAGGTCCCACCATCAACTGTGGAAGGCACTCAGCACTGCTCCTGGGGGCGAGGGAACTGGGTGCTTATCTACAGCACCCAGTGTCTCTCCAAGGGCTGAGGCTTGTTCCCAGGGCACCAGCTCCCAGCGCTTGTGGCCTCCCGGGTGTGGGCTCAGCCCGGCAGCCAGAGAAGCCCTCAGGCAGggagaggcaggaagcccagtgtGTGTCCCTCCAGCTGGGCCGGGTGACAGAAGTGGCAATCAACTGTGTCCACCAGGctatctcacttaattctcacaatcTTGAGAGCTGTAGCTTTCCTGTTTTATAGGCAAAAGAATGGATGCTCTCGGGGTGGAACAGCTGGCAGAGAAAGTGATGTGGCCTGAGGGCAGCCTCTGTAGTgtgccctcccccaccaccccaccaccccaccagCACAGCACCTAGACAGGGAGTGTTGAAGTGACATTTGTTGGATGAGCTGGTGGATGCCACACGACCTTGGGCTAGCCActgctcttctgtaaaatgaagatgggATCTTGTTTCCTCCCGGGGCTGCTTTGAGAAGTAAAGGAATTGCCCCAGTGCCCAGCACTGGGCTTGGCCCACCGTCAGGTCTCTGAGCCttactttcttttctcctctgagggcaggaggggtcTCTAATAAGAGATGAATCTTCATGCCCTGCTCAGTGGTTCCAGAAAAATCTCCAGAACATCCCTACTGGCTCCACCCAACCAGACCTGAAGCCTGTCCAAGTCCCCCGCCCCCTACCACCACACCCATGTTAATAAAGCAGTAGCCTGCTTCGCCTCCCTGTTAGTCCAGAGAATACCCTCTCCCTCGAGCTctcagtctctgtctctgtctctctgactcACATTTTCAGCCTCTCCTTAACCTTCCTCATCTACCATCACTCCCCAGTCTGCTGCCATCTGGTACCTGCCCCACCTGCACCCTATGGGCTCTACAAGGTCCCTGGCATCCAGAGATCATTTTTCAGCTGCATTTGAGGCTGTTGTCAATTCCCCTCTTTCTGACCCTCAATTTCCTCAATGGCAAAATGCGTCCTACTTGGCTAATTAACTCCTTCATTTGTGTGTTCAGCAAACATTCCTGGACACCCACCTGTGTGCAGGCTGGGTCCTTGAGGACCCTGACTTTGGGGGTGTCCACAATCTCTGGGCTAGGGGGTTGGGGAGCAGATGCCATTATAACAAATGTGAAAGAGCTTGGCACACTGCCTGGTATAGAGTGAACACTCAGCAAGTGCTGGGCTCTATCTTGTCTTTCTGTCTttcgggcctcagtttccacagcCAAAAAATGGGTATGAGGAGGTTGAACTTGCTCTTTGAAGTCCCCTCCCCAGCTCTGATGGCCCAAGGCCCTgctcccaccccctcctccagttGGAGCCCTTCCCTCTCACCTTGAGCTCCTGAGTTAGCCTGCGAACAGCCAGGAGGTCTTGGAAGCTGAGCCTGGCAGCTCCTGCGCTGGATTTTCTGAAGCTTGGCTGGCCGCCTTTCTTGATGGAGGACCTGATGAGTGAGTGCTGCTCCCCTGACCAGGAAGGCCAGGGACCTGAAACACAGGTgggcagaggaggcaggagggaccAGGGCTCCCAGTAAAGAAGGCAAGAGCAGCTTTggcccccagctctgccattcCAGGCATCTACAGCCCTGTGTCCCCAGTCTGCATTGAGCTCAGACCTCTTCTTCCCCCCTACAAGTGGCCTTTCTTGTGGGTAGAATAAGTGTCACGGTAAGAACAGCCTTTTGAACTAATCAGGTGTAAGCCCAAGTCTCAGCACTACCATTTCTTGGCTGAGTCATCTTGGGCAAATCTCTCGTCTCTGAACTTTAGTCTCCTCATGTGTGAACTAGCAGTGCTTGCTTTCCTTGTCTCAGCTTACATTtatgtgcacatgtgctcagtcagttcagccgtgtcgactctttgtgactttatggactgtagcccaccaggctcctccgtccgggatttcccaggcaagaatactggagtgggttgccatgttcttctctaggggctcttcccgacccagggatcaaacccgcatttcctgcattacaagcagattctttactgactgagccacagggaagcccttcaactgatgtttactgagcacttaatCTGTGCAATGGACTGAAAACACAGATCTCTGCCACTCCCGCTGGTCGTGTGCTGGCGGGAAGACAGTAAACAGAAATACTGCCCCACTAAGGGGTGTTTGGAAATGGGGCACTAATACCTCCTCACTGAACTGTGAGAATTGAGTGGGATGAAGCGCACAAAGTAGGGTGCCTGGGCCTGGCAcctggtaggtgctcaataaacgcTTGTTGAATAAGTGAACAAATACAAGTAATTCTCTCTGAGCCCTGATTACTAAGTGGTAAAAAGGAGCTGGTCATCCATACTTTGTGAGGTTGTTATAAAGATTTTTAACTTTGTTGAAATGAGTGGATTTACATGAATAAAATAGAATAGACCCATGTAAAGTGCTCAACCCAGTGCCCAGCTCAAGGCCTGGTGGCTCCAGTTATCACTCATCTACGCGGAAACAGCTGCCCGTGCTGTGCACAGCGCTTCACAGTTTACAAAGCCCTCTGGCATCTTACGTGTGGGCTTCACAGCAGCCCAGGGAGGTCGGGCAGGATTAGAACCCCCGTGGcacatgtggaaactgaggctcggtgatgggggtggggaagtgagtgacttgcccaaagttacacaGGTTGTCAGATGTGAAACATGGGTCCAAACCCAGGGAGTTTCAAACCCAAacctgtcactctttccactaaACCAAGCATAACAGCAGTGATCCAGCACCACTGAGGGCGAGCAGCCCCCAGAGTGGGGGGGCATTTTCTGCCTGATCCCCCAGACCTCTGGGTGTCCCAGGATTGGGGGTGCCCACACTGCACAGTCCCAGCTCCAGGCAGGCCCCTTCCAGGCTGGGCCCTGGCTTCCTGTCTATGATGTGGGTCAGTATCCATCCCAGGCAGGAAGAGCCCAGAGCTGGGTGGGGCCTACAAAGGGCGGTGATCTAGGCCCCCTCCGCACTTTCCTCCCAGAATCCACGGAGTCAGAGGCTGAGAAGGTCACACCCTTGTCCAGGGTCTCCCTAGAAACCTCATCTTTGGTGCatctggtcttctgcattgtcattCCCGGGCTGTGGCCCTTGCACTTAGCCTTTGGGAACAAGGACAGGGCAGCAAGACTATgagagaaaacagagacacagggagaggaggcagggctgtgtcttCCTCCTCTGGGCAAAGTCCCAGCCCTGGGCTGGTGTGTGGCTCCCAGGGGCGTGGGAAGCCAGCAAGTTTCCAGGGGTCCCCTTCTGCTATCCCGGGACCCCATTCCAGCTCCCCACcagccccagctctgcagggGCCTGCCTCCTCGTGCCTCCCTGCTTTCAGCTTTCCACCTTCCTCCTGAGTTCTCTGTCTGCATTCCAGCCCCTTTCTCATTCCCCTCTGGCATCTTACACACTTGCTCACACTGTGCTGACCTGTGGCTTTCAGTCAGACCCAGCAGAGGAAGTCTGGGGTGTGAGGAGTAAAGGTGTGGGTGTGCCCCGAACGTCCTTACCTCCCGACTCCTGCCCCCCGGGAACCCAGACTCCTGGGAAGCTCCCCTGAGTCCTCAGGGTCCTGGTCAAGAGAGAGATGTGGCTCCCCAGGGCCCAGTCAGGAATCCCAGGGCGGGCACAGCCTCTCTGCCCTCTGCCGCACCCTCCTTTGTCGGCCCAGACCTCTGGGAAAGGGAGGCATAAGGCAGTACTCTTGCTATCCCGTGGGCTCCGTCCCTGTACCCGGGGTGGAGGGGCAGACTCAGGCTTGAAAACAAAACAGGCTTAGGGAGGAGCCCCAGACATGGACAGGCACACCAGATCCGTGGGAGCAAAGGTACTCAGAGCTGTGTGCACACCTAGAGGGACAGGTTTACACCAACACACTCACCCGTGCACTAGCAGACAGCTGTGTACCCACGAAAATAGGCGTGCACTTATAAAGTGTGTGTCTGTGAAGAGGTGTGTGTCCCCTGGGAGTGTCACACACACCCACGGCTGTGACATTTGCACTCAAGACACACGTACACACCCAGGGAGGGGCATTCCCTCGGAAATGTGTAACATCCAGGGAGAGAGCTGGGTACACGCAGGTCTAGGTGGATAACCACAGTCATAGCGAGGGACTCGTGCCTACACAGGTGTGTGCGGTTCAAGTGTACACAGAGAGGTGTGCAAAGGAACAGGTGTGAGTGCACAGCACTGGGTGTCGTCACAAAGGGCATTTTCACACTCAGCAACGGACAGTCACCCAGAGAGAGACCAACATACGTGGTGCCCAATGCCCAGACATTAAGGTGAGTTCGTGAGCCCAAGGAAGCGGTCTGAGCAGATGGCGACACCCCGAGATGGACACGTGTGCGGTGATAGAAGCAGCACGGCAGCGCCCCCTACTGGACATACAGAGACCCTCAGGGACAGCTCCGCGTCCACTGGCTCCAAGGGGCTGCAGGGCCGGTGACAGAAAGGAGCATCCTCTCCACGCCAAGACACCCCCTGGAAGTTTGAGTGGGTCCTCAGGGTTCTGCCATGGGAATCTTCCCAGCGAGGTGCTGCAAGGCCTCGGGTACCCAGGGTGACAGTCCCGTGGGAGGTATAGCACTCCCCAGTGACCTCGGCAGGGTGGCAGCGGGCAGCCTTTGTTCCGTCCCCATCTTCTCCCCTGGGGACTGGGATAGTGCAGAGGCCAGGCTGCTGACTGGAGGGAGGGGCAGCCAGGCGGGGGAGGCCCCACTCAGAGGTAACCTCAGGAGGGAAGGGTTAGAAAGGCGTCGGTGTGCCCTGGGAGCTGTGCAGCCTTTGGCACTCACACAGACCTACGGGAAGACGTGCATTCCCAGCTCACTGAGTGCTGGCATGCTCCCCGCCCCCAGCAGGTCCCCGCCCATCCACCCTCACAACGCCTGGCAGGGAGATGCCATTCTCACGTCACAGACGAGGAAGCGACTCCTGGAGAAGTGGTAGctagtccaaggtcacacagctggtaattGCCAGAGCTATCTGAACCTGTATGGCTGGGGTTCTAGGGGCGCCAGGCTGAACCACCACACTAGACCATCCAGTCACTCCACTGGGATGAAGAGGAACATGGGCTCAAATCCACAAGgacacttcctagctgtgtgtccttgagcaGTTGAATCCATGACTGGCTGCTGAGCACTTAGCATCTGCTAGGGAGGACACGCAGCAGGATGGAGACCATGAGAGGACATGCTCTGGGCAAAGCTCATGCTGGGCACTGGGATGAAAACCCAAGAAGACAGAGGATATTCACAGAAAAACATGGCAGTCAGAGCATGGGTGATCCTCTCTGTGCTAGGGGGTACATCCAGGGAGGGGCAGACTCCCAGCTTGGGGTATGGTCAGGAagactgcctggaggaggtgacaatGTTCTGAAGGATGAGCAAGAGTCTGTCAAGGGAAGCTAGAGCAGAAAGAAAGGCAGTCCAGGCTCAGGGCACAGCATGTAGAAGTGAGAGAGGTGCTGATGGCTGGGCTGTGATGCTCAGGATGGGGACAAGGTCTGAGacgttctctgtgtgtgtgtgagtggggggcaggggaggagtcCTAAAGAGGCATGAGCACCAAGCAGAAGAGTTTAGATTTTATCCTGAGCAGAAGGCTGACGTGGTCaggtcagcattttaaaaaaatcagagcagaGTGGTTGGGGTGGGTAGGGGGCAGGCAAGAGTGGAGGCGCACAGGTGGGTGAGATGAGGAGCCTACTGTAGAGATGCAGAGAGAGACGGGGAGGGGTAGGGGTGTCTTCAGAAGCTGCCTCAGAGCCGAGAGCCGGGACTAGGCTCAAGCGTGGCCGCCGATGTGGGGATGAGGGGAGGGAAGCCCAGGCAGCTCCGGCACTCTTCCTGGCGGGCTGGTTGTGGTGCCCCTTGAAGAGGAAATGCCAGAGGAGCAGCAAGTTTGGGGGAGGGGCGGCGACGAGTTCAGCTGGGAGCTGTGGATTTCGAGGGGCCTGAGGCGCGCTGTGGTGGTTACAGTTGGCTGCCAGACTAGCAGCCGTCTTTGCTCCTGCCATCCAGACTCTGGTGTGTTGTGGAAGTGATATGCCTGGTCTTCCGAGGTGAGCTGTGCTAAGCCCATCAGGATAAACTTCTCCTCTCACCAGTGATGTTCTAAGAGTGGGCATGCATCTGAGTTTGGGCTCTCCCAAAAGCAGACCTTGAGACAGGATGTGAAAGCATGTGGTTTATTTAGGAGAAAGAGGGAACCCTGATGAGACTTAGTGACCAGGACACGGATAATTTGACTGCAGGGAGGCAGTGCACCCAGCAGAACttggaagagggaggggaggggagaaactGAAGATGAGTATAGACGTTGCTCTCAAGAAGCCTGGCTGTGAAAGCCAGTAGACGGGTAAAGGTGAGAGCTGGAGGGAAGTACAGGCTTACAGAGAGTGTATCCCGTGATGGGGAGACCCGCATGCACTTGACTATGGATGGAGAATGCCAGGAGCTGCTGGAGAGCTAGGTGCCTGAGGCAGGGAGAGGATGGGCTCGGGCAGGAGGTGGAACCACCTTCCCCTGAGGctcgggggaggggtgggtgagCACAGGGTGAGGTACGGAAGGCGAAGGGGTTTTCCTGTTTGCCTGTCTC
This window contains:
- the LOC129656479 gene encoding dynein light chain Tctex-type 4-like, with product MGGDLLGAGSMPALSELGMHVFPLAALSLFPKAKCKGHSPGMTMQKTRCTKDEVSRETLDKGPWPSWSGEQHSLIRSSIKKGGQPSFRKSSAGAARLSFQDLLAVRRLTQELKVPLGAARLQVKFPWVRAQELMQAHLPCKLAGVAYHPAPCAHLAAELSAEIRDLVRAVTPPHYRLGCSVSTGGKGQVSVGVSSRCLWDPHADSFATSHYVNPMLFCMALVHGIYLE